The Corylus avellana chromosome ca8, CavTom2PMs-1.0 genome has a segment encoding these proteins:
- the LOC132190956 gene encoding WAT1-related protein At2g37450-like, with protein MNSDSELFIKEEEDRLVREQEMDMTRWFLSGLEESKPYLFLSFNKLCLAVFMILVESVTSTGVSALVIVVYEHVIATIVLSLLAFFLDKITLCQMLLTISLQFIASTYQSIGLNMIPSIVFIMALIFRQENLRFWNIIGQAKIWGLLLSAAGALAVVLWKGPVVLTSTLVNIKGTSDSVLGSIMIIVGLLASSFWNILVGRVLQFYLAELSLTAMMSLFGTIQTAIVSAFVISSSSWKLKWEGGLVLVTILLGVYQGIWISP; from the exons ATGAACAGTGATAGCGAGCTATtcataaaagaagaagaagacaggTTAGTTAGAGAGCAGGAAATGGACATGACAAGGTGGTTTTTGTCGGGGTTAGAGGAAAGCAAGCCGTACTTGTTCCTGAGCTTCAACAAACTCTGCCTGGCAgtattcatgattttggttgaATCAGTTACCTCAACTGGCGTTAGTGCTCTTGTCATTGTTGTCTACGAGCATGTCATCGCCACCATTGTCTTGTCCCTTCTCGCTTTCTTCCTCGACAA GATTACGCTTTGTCAGATGCTATTGACAATTTCCCTGCAATTTATAGCATCGACCTATCAAAGCATTGGGCTAAACATGATCCCCTCCATAGTATTTATAATGGCCCTCATCTTCCGCCAAGAAAATCTCAGATTTTGGAACATCATCGGACAGGCGAAGATATGGGGTCTACTCCTCTCGGCTGCCGGAGCATTGGCTGTAGTGTTGTGGAAGGGGCCAGTAGTTCTAACCTCTACGTTGGTTAACATCAAAGGAACAAGTGATAGTGTCCTTGGCAGCATCATGATCATTGTTGGGCTGCTTGCGTCAAGCTTTTGGAATATTTTAGTG GGTCGTGTACTTCAGTTCTACCTAGCAGAACTATCCTTAACCGCAATGATGAGCTTATTTGGCACAATCCAAACTGCCATAGTCTCTGCATTTGTGATATCATCGTCGTCTTGGAAACTAAAGTGGGAAGGAGGGCTTGTCTTGGTCACCATATTACTTGGG GTGTATCAAGGGATTTGGATATCTCCTTAA
- the LOC132189967 gene encoding glutaredoxin-C4-like, whose translation MAARTIILPLLVITIAASLSWVSSSTPEAASAFVKKTISSYKIVIFSKSYCPYCRKAKNVFKELKQVPHVVELDQREDGSDIQDALRDIVGRRTVPQVFINEKHIGGSDDTVEAYESGELAKLLGIDVEDEQEL comes from the exons ATGGCGGCGAGAACGATAATACTACCATTGTTAGTAATAACAATAGCTGCATCCCTCTCTTGGGTATCATCATCGACGCCTGAGGCTGCTTCTGCCTTCGTCAAGAAGACCATCTCTTCCTACAAGATCGTCATCTTTTCCAAATCCTATTGCCC TTACTGTAGAAAGgccaaaaatgttttcaaagagTTAAAACAAGTACCACATGTTGTTGAACTCGATCAGAGAG AGGATGGCTCGGACATTCAGGATGCCCTAAGAGATATTGTTGGGAGGCGTACTGTGCCCCAGGTGTTCATAAATGAAAAGCACATTGGAGGCTCAGATG ATACTGTTGAAGCATATGAAAGTGGAGAGTTGGCTAAACTTCTTGGCATAGACGTGGAGGATGAACAGGAACTCTGA